One genomic region from Terriglobales bacterium encodes:
- a CDS encoding MFS transporter: MDLSEPPQPVTAYTVPMDKTMVAVMLAGMCTFLNVYPTQPLLPYFRHLFNASEVEVSLTVSATIFAVAVTAPLVGVIAERKGRKNVIVPSLLLLTLPTALCATATSLHALIFWRFMQGLFVPGVIAVILAYISEEWEGRGVGRAMAAYVSGTVMGGFLGRFVSGLITTHWNWRAAFVTLAALNLLVALLVRAWLPAAKRFVKAEHMAHALADARRHLRNPRLLANFATGAAVLFALVGCFTYTNFYLAAPPFHLNAAQLGSIFFVYLVGVVITPLSGRFLDRYGFRRTALLYCAMMITGLLLTLAPSLPMVIVGLAIFSSGVFIAQAAATVETGAIAGRARSSAAGLYVTFYYLGGSVGATVTGWFWQWKRWPGCVAVLGGVAVISLGLAILSSRPGEQVHGEEAEILAD; this comes from the coding sequence ATGGACCTGTCCGAGCCTCCCCAACCCGTAACGGCTTACACCGTCCCGATGGACAAGACGATGGTGGCGGTCATGCTTGCCGGCATGTGCACCTTCCTGAACGTGTATCCGACGCAGCCGCTGCTGCCGTATTTTCGACATCTGTTTAACGCGTCGGAGGTGGAAGTCAGCTTAACCGTGAGCGCCACCATTTTTGCGGTCGCGGTGACGGCGCCGCTTGTGGGCGTGATCGCTGAACGCAAAGGGCGAAAGAACGTCATCGTTCCGTCCCTGCTGCTGCTGACGCTGCCGACCGCGCTCTGTGCCACTGCGACCAGCCTGCATGCGCTCATCTTCTGGCGCTTCATGCAGGGCTTGTTCGTGCCGGGCGTGATCGCGGTGATCCTGGCCTACATCAGCGAAGAATGGGAGGGCCGCGGCGTCGGGCGCGCCATGGCCGCCTACGTCAGTGGCACGGTGATGGGCGGCTTCCTGGGGCGTTTTGTTTCCGGGCTGATCACCACGCATTGGAATTGGCGGGCGGCATTCGTAACGCTGGCGGCGCTGAACCTGTTGGTCGCGCTGCTGGTGCGGGCATGGCTGCCGGCGGCCAAGCGCTTCGTCAAGGCCGAACACATGGCGCATGCCCTGGCCGATGCGCGGCGGCACCTGCGCAATCCGCGACTGCTGGCCAACTTCGCCACCGGAGCGGCCGTGCTGTTTGCGCTGGTGGGCTGCTTCACCTACACCAATTTCTATCTTGCCGCGCCGCCGTTTCACCTGAATGCGGCGCAGCTGGGCAGCATCTTCTTCGTGTACCTGGTTGGTGTTGTGATTACGCCGTTGTCAGGAAGATTTCTCGATCGTTACGGCTTCCGCCGGACCGCGCTGCTCTATTGCGCCATGATGATCACCGGCCTTCTGCTGACGCTGGCGCCGTCGTTGCCGATGGTGATCGTCGGGCTGGCGATTTTTTCTTCCGGAGTGTTCATCGCGCAGGCGGCGGCGACCGTCGAAACCGGCGCTATCGCCGGCCGGGCGCGCTCTTCCGCTGCCGGGCTTTACGTCACCTTCTATTACCTGGGGGGAAGCGTAGGGGCCACCGTCACCGGGTGGTTCTGGCAATGGAAACGGTGGCCGGGATGTGTCGCAGTCCTGGGCGGCGTGGCCGTGATCAGCCTGGGCTTGGCGATCTTGAGCAGCCGTCCGGGAGAGCAGGTGCACGGCGAAGAAGCGGAAATTCTCGCCGACTGA